The following DNA comes from Pseudomonas sp. Tri1.
CACTGAACATCTGCGGGTGCAGAGCCTGGGCGACAGCGAACGCCAGGATCAACAGCGCAAACACCGACAGCTCGGCGAGGATGAAGAACCACATCGCCAAGTCCCCCGGCAAACGCCGGAGGGCGATAGCGGTTTCAGCCGAAGTGGACATCGACCACATCCATCAACGCGGCGACGGTCTGCGGGTCGTCACTCAACGGCTCGGCCAGGCAGGCCAGGCAAGCCTGGCGAGGGTCCATGCCGGAGCCGATCATGCGCGCGGCGAAGATAAGCAGGCGCGTCGAGGCGACTTCCTCCAGGTCGTGCTGGTCGAGCCGGCGCAGCGCCTGCCCCAATCGCACCACCTGGGCCGCCAGGGCCAGGTCAACCCTCGCTTCACGGGCAACGATCCGTTCTTCATCGGCGACAGCCGGATAGCCAAAACGCATCGACACAAAACGCTGGCGGGTGCTGGGCTTCATGCCTTTGAGCAGGTTCTGGTAACCGGGGTTATACGACACCACCAGCATGAAGGACGACGGAGCCTGGAGCACCTCGCCCGTGCGCTCCAGGTACAACTGCCGCCGATCATCGGCCAACGGGTGCAGCACCACCGCCGTGTCCTGGCGCGCCTCGACCACCTCGTCCAGATAACAGATACCACCCTCGCGCACCGCCCGGGTCAATGGTCCGTCCTGCCACCAGGTGCCCTGGGCACCAATCAGGTGTCGGCCCACCAGATCGGCCGCACTCAGGTCATCGTGGCAGGCCACGGTGTACAGCGGCAGTTTCAGACGGTGGGCCATGTGCTGGATGAAACGGGTCTTGCCACAGCCAGTGGGGCCTTTGATCAGCACCGGCATGCCGTGATGCCAAGCCTGTTCGAACAGCGCCTGTTCGTTGTCCTGGGGTTGATAGAAGGGTTCGTCCGGGTGCTGCAGGGTATGGAGAGTGTTCATGACAGAGCCTGATCAGAGACGCGATTGCCGGCCACGCTACGGGGCCCTGCGACAACCTGGCAAGGGCTGCGGCGGGCAAACTTGATCGCCGTCAAGCGGCTAACCACCGGGCTGGGCATAGCCTTGCACCGCACCAAGAACCTGCGCGCCGAACCTCAATTGCAGCGCAGCGCGGGTCACGCCTGAGGAGAAATGGAATGCTGATCAGCCACAAAAAATCGTGGGCCCTGCGGGTCACGGCGCTGTTTACAGCGCTGGCCGCCCCCCACGCCTTCGCCGACCAAACCGCTGCGCCGGAACAACCCCGCGTGGTCAAGACCGAAGGCGCGCCCGACCTGAGCCAGGCCGACTTCGACTCGGCCAAGGAAATCTATTTCCAACGCTGCGCCGGCTGCCACGGCGTGCTACGCAAAGGCGCCACCGGAAAGCCACTGACACCCGACATCACCCAGTCCCGCGGCCAGGCCTATCTGGAGGCGCTGATCACCTACGGCTCGGCCGCCGGCATGCCGAACTGGGGCACGTCCAATGCCCTGACCAAGGACCAGATCACGGTGATGGCCAAG
Coding sequences within:
- a CDS encoding CbbQ/NirQ/NorQ/GpvN family protein, with the translated sequence MNTLHTLQHPDEPFYQPQDNEQALFEQAWHHGMPVLIKGPTGCGKTRFIQHMAHRLKLPLYTVACHDDLSAADLVGRHLIGAQGTWWQDGPLTRAVREGGICYLDEVVEARQDTAVVLHPLADDRRQLYLERTGEVLQAPSSFMLVVSYNPGYQNLLKGMKPSTRQRFVSMRFGYPAVADEERIVAREARVDLALAAQVVRLGQALRRLDQHDLEEVASTRLLIFAARMIGSGMDPRQACLACLAEPLSDDPQTVAALMDVVDVHFG